From Cinclus cinclus chromosome 2, bCinCin1.1, whole genome shotgun sequence, one genomic window encodes:
- the VGLL3 gene encoding transcription cofactor vestigial-like protein 3 translates to MSCSDVAMQQPAPAACGAPCYLAAPAAGCAQKKLAVYNKMQESLEVTLPSKQEEDEKDQPAEMEYLNSRCVLFTYFQGDIGSVVDEHFSRALSQASSFSSETALSKSKAGLNPLWRESSTISSQRSSFPTSFWTSSYQHPPPPPPCLSGVHPDFPVTAPGTFPTPDPSSWPGHGLHQTAPPPPPASSESWHYPLAASQVSPPYAHVHDVYVHRHHPGAHRDPRYGSLLLPSVRAARIPAPQCDGTKADPAAVTSATSAWAGAFHGTVDIVPSFGFDTGLQHQDKNKETAWF, encoded by the exons ATGAGCTGCTCGGACGTGGCCATGCAGCAGCCCGCCCCGGCGGCGTGCGGAGCGCCCTGTTACCTGGCCGCGCCCGCGGCGGGCTGCGCGCAG AAGAAGTTAGCTGTGTACAACAAGATGCAGGAGTCTCTGGAAGTGACCCTTCCCAGCAAGCAAGAGGAGGATGAGAAAGACCAGCCTGCCGAGATGGAGTACCTGAACTCTCGCTGTGTCTTGTTCACTTACTTCCAGGGAGACATTGGTTCAGTGGTGGATGAGCACTTCTCCAGAGCTTTGAGCCAAGCCAGTAGCTTCAGTTCAGAGACTGCCCTTTCCAAGAGCAAGGCAGGGCTGAATCCTCTGTGGAGAG aAAGCTCAACGATTTCAAGCCAGAGGAGCAGCTTCCCAACCTCATTTTGGACCAGCTCTTAccagcatcctcctcctcctccgccctgCTTAAGTGGAGTGCACCCCGATTTCCCTGTGACTGCACCAGGCACCTTCCCAACACCAGATCCCAGCAGCTGGCCGGGACACGGCCTTCACCAGACTGCCCCACCACCTCCCCCCGCCTCCTCCGAGTCCTGGCATTACCCTTTGGCAGCGTCTCAGGTGAGCCCCCCGTACGCCCACGTGCACGACGTGTACGTGCACCGCCACCACCCCGGCGCGCACCGCGACCCCCGCTAcggctccctgctgctgccctcggTCCGTGCCGCCAGGATTCCCGCTCCCCAGTGCGACGGGACCAAGGCGGACCCCGCCGCCGTCACCAGCGCTACCTcagcctgggctggagcctTCCACGGAACCGTGGACATCGTGCCGAGTTTTGGGTTTGATACAG GTCTACAGCATCAGGACAAGAACAAGGAAACTGCTTGGTTCTGA